One window of the Leishmania panamensis strain MHOM/PA/94/PSC-1 chromosome 12 sequence genome contains the following:
- a CDS encoding hypothetical protein (TriTrypDB/GeneDB-style sysID: LpmP.12.0690), with the protein MQIILKNRNRFFAVALWSGVTTVVMFWLVMRRTGFNTAYSRCTYLVMMGEYKQLLEPGAFPSNERLPPHLRLDRLSYLDLPDTEIALPPVIDVSISDRDQVTRLESQLPSTERSDLHVHFGPFQSQTIIMTSSSNERYVRRRLGLSEKDRKSLEVEERQVLERART; encoded by the coding sequence ATGCAGATCATTCTCAAGAATCGAAATCGCTTCTTCGCGGTGGCGCTCTGGAGCGGCGTGACGACCGTGGTAATGTTTTGGCTGGTGATGCGCCGCACTGGCTTCAACACTGCCTACAGTCGGTGCACCTACCTGGTGATGATGGGGGAGTAtaagcagctgctggagcctGGCGCATTCCCGAGCAACGAGCGCCTTCCACCTCACCTTCGGCTTGACAGGCTTTCTTACTTGGACTTGCCCGATACGGAGATtgcgctgccaccggtgATTGATGTTAGTATCTCGGACAGAGATCAGGTGACACGGTTAGAGAGCCAGCTACCCTCAACGGAGCGGTCGGACTTGCATGTGCACTTTGGGCCGTTCCAGTCGCAAACGATCATCATGACGTCGAGCTCGAACGAGCGGTACGTGCGGCGGAGACTTGGGTTGTCCGAAAAGGATCGTAAAAGCCTGGAGGTCGAGGAGCGGCAAGTGCTTGAGCGGGCGCGGACTTGA
- a CDS encoding hypothetical protein (TriTrypDB/GeneDB-style sysID: LpmP.12.0700): MYASLGISSEQVYGDMYTAWLRDTHEKNTPDVKRLYTTTIENGFGDQKILLRRQRLGANFINSLAPLLHQCSLVKLDLHANVLRDVGCELLVHVLRDMPQLTHLDLGANAIGSSSIVTGSISGDSTAFKSKGTGGSIPTGTLASRPGGAVASGIAGGSGARSSSSYLNAMQALGSAIAQHKRLAVLILGSDREEAYVNQIEPIGAMLVLEGCVLSRTLKRLDLSGNPFAMNCGTPSAGAASGSVSPTGGAAAVTRVGSTSTPETDRAERKGGGSYGMRCAPRTPVQLLALLLRTSVALTHLTLRSVDLTDGGAAQLFEAAGASRTLQHLDLSSNGLSSRVAEMAGMLLRQRTTAVSGGALGCTLQSLVLAHNDLWDNSAAATQAHRGSLGIGAPTATEQTMCGGSRLDDRAQGTASVAPMPSASGSKYVSRTRALRDDVQDDTGVVFQLEHHSPPTLPPRDHSSGLVLLLALGHDRFITRLILDDCAMGDTVLSTLCRSLLTNAMLKVLSLRNNHLSPDGVVQLGRSLCRHPCLEKLLLSGNAIEDEGACAITTALDQPDASLEELDIAKTWLGDRGLIAIGVALQTNVSLRVLHVSDNHFTHNGGASFAALLESNNVVVRCELGATSVPHHIRLRVERTTARNRTRAENADADALKAEVVRLHYQKYKLLEAHLELAALRESNVEVKRTTENFDLQTKQDQSDLVKRIRELEEQIENAKQQEVRYTEQKAKLEADLAKAERAHEADMTYMAERLAVEVDLREKAEAELQQRQEELKGWQENGPEREAQRREQLAVLKADQEAWSSQRKGYRDRTTELQREVAALEAAESSKTSKKRKKSVKV; this comes from the coding sequence ATGTACGCGTCACTTGGGATATCGTCAGAGCAGGTGTACGGCGACATGTACACGGCGTGGCTGCGCGATACACACGAGAAGAACACACCAGATGTCAAGCGACTGTATACGACCACGATCGAGAACGGATTCGGTGATCAGAAAATCTTGTTGCGCCGCCAGCGGCTCGGCGCTAACTTCATCAACAGCCTtgcaccactgctgcaccAGTGCTCGCTGGTCAAGCTCGACCTCCATGCCAACGTGTTGCGTGATGTCGGGTGTGAGCTGCTAGTCCACGTGCTGCGGGATATGCCACAGCTGACGCACCTTGACCTAGGGGCGAATGCCAtcggctcctcctcgatTGTGACGGGCAGCATCAGCGGTGACAGCACGGCTTTTAAGAGCAAAGGCACCGGCGGAAGCATTCCAACTGGCACCCTCGCCTCTCGCCCAGGTGGAGCGGTGGCCAGCGGCATCGCGGGTGGTAGTGGtgctcgcagcagcagcagctatCTCAACGCCATGCAGGCTCTTGGCAGCGCTATTGCGCAGCACAAACGTCTGGCGGTGCTCATCCTCGGCTCTGACAGGGAGGAGGCTTACGTAAATCAGATCGAGCCCATCGGTGCCATGTTGGTGCTCGAAGGCTGCGTGCTGAGCCGCACACTGAAGCGGCTCGATCTAAGCGGCAACCCCTTTGCCATGAACTGCGGTACTCCGTCTGCTGGCGCGGCGTCGGGGTCCGTTTCGCCGactggcggcgccgctgccgtcacccGCGTCGGTAGTACGTCGACGCCGGAAACGGATCGAGCTGAAAGAAAGGGTGGCGGCTCGTATGGGATGCGTTGTGCCCCGCGCACACcagtgcagctcctcgcccTGCTCCTGCGGACGTCTGTGGCGCTCACGCACTTGACGCTGCGATCGGTGGACCTCACAGACGGtggggcggcgcagctctttGAGGCCGCCGGGGCCAGCCGCACCCTTCAGCATCTTGACCTGAGCTCTAAcggtctctcttctcgtgtgGCTGAGATGGCCGgcatgctgctgcgacaacgcaccaccgccgtgaGTGGCGGCGCCTTGGGGTGCACGTTGCAGTCGTTAGTGTTGGCACACAACGACCTGTGGgacaacagcgccgctgcaacgcAGGCGCACCGCGGTAGTTTGGGCATCGGTGCCCCCACTGCAACCGAGCAGACGATGTGTGGTGGCAGCCGGCTAGATGATCGTGCTCAGGGTACGGCGTCAGTGGCACCGATGCCATCGGCTTCGGGGTCCAAGTATGTCAGCCGCACGCGCGCATTGCGGGATGACGTTCAGGACGACACTGGCGTTGTTTTTCAGTTGGAGCATCActcaccgccgacgctgccgccgcgtgaCCACTCGTCCGGGCTCGTCCTCCTGCTCGCTCTGGGCCACGATCGCTTCATTACACGTCTTATCCTTGACGACTGTGCGATGGGCGACACGGTTCTCTCCACCCTCTGTCGGTCGTTACTGACAAACGCGATGCTCAAAGTGCTCTCGCTGCGGAACAATCACCTCTCACCCGATGGCGTCGTTCAGCTCGGCCGCTCCTTGTGCCGCCATCCTTGTCTGGAGAAGCTCCTCCTGTCTGGCAATGCGATCGAGGACGAGGGTGCCTGCGCAATCACCACGGCCCTTGACCAGCCTGATGCATCGCTGGAAGAACTGGACATTGCCAAGACGTGGCTGGGCGATCGTGGACTGATTGCCATTGGTGTGGCACTGCAGACGAATGTCTCACTGCGCGTGCTACACGTCTCGGACAACCACTTTACCCACAACGGTGGTGCCTCCttcgcagcgctgctggagagcaACAACGTCGTCGTGCGGTGTGAGCTCGGCGCGACGAGTGTGCCGCATCACATTCGGCTTCGGGTGGAGCGGACGACGGCACGCAACCGCACCCGGGCCGAAAACGCAGACGCTGACGCGCTCAAGGCGGAGGTCGTCCGTCTCCACTACCAGAAGTAtaagctgctggaggcgcatCTGGAgctggcggcactgcgcGAGAGCAACGTCGAGGTGAAGCGTACTACCGAGAACTTCGACCTGCAGACCAAACAAGATCAGAGCGACTTGGTGAAGCGCATTCGCGAGCTCGAGGAGCAAATCGAGAatgcgaagcagcaggaggtgcgGTATACAGAGCAGAAGGCGAAGCTGGAGGCTGACCTGGCCAAGGCGGAACGAGCCCACGAGGCGGATATGACTTATATGGCGGAGCGGCTCGCCGTCGAAGTTGATCTGCGCGAGAAGGCCGAGGCGGAACTTCAGCAAAGGcaagaggagctgaagggcTGGCAGGAGAACGGGCCAGAGCGGGAGGCGCAGAGGCGGGAGCAGCTTGCGGTGCTGAAGGCGGACCAAGAGGCTTGGTCTTCGCAGCGCAAGGGATACCGAGATCGCACGACTGAGCTCCAGCGGGAGGTTGCCGCGCTCGAGGCGGCTGAGTCTAGCAAGACGTCCAAGAAGCGCAAGAAGTCCGTGAAGgtgtga
- a CDS encoding hypothetical protein (TriTrypDB/GeneDB-style sysID: LpmP.12.0710): MVNLSAKFHISASNHREFHIYYLAKHSKKWTRRMHLIGTAVGVVGTAVSVMRMSAIGATVSAVAGVMICWAGDAIVEKTQPTTFKNPIWSAMSNFKMAASMLKGDMSI, encoded by the coding sequence ATGGTCAACCTCAGCGCCAAGTTTCACATTTCGGCCTCCAACCACAGGGAGTTCCACATCTACTACCTGGCAAAGCACTCAAAGAAATGGACGCGTCGTATGCATCTCATTGGCACCGCGGTCGGCGTTGTTGGAACGGCCGTGTCGGTGATGCGCATGAGCGCCATTGGCGCCACGGTGAGCGCCGTTGCCGGTGTTATGATTTGCTGGGCGGGTGATGCAATTgtggagaagacgcagcCGACCACCTTCAAGAACCCCATCTGGTCGGCCATGTCGAACTTCAAGATGGCCGCATCGATGCTGAAGGGCGACATGAGCATCTAG
- a CDS encoding hypothetical protein (TriTrypDB/GeneDB-style sysID: LpmP.12.0720) produces MVSFTPQLQVSCSSFQEYRRYYQCTHRNIWTRRSHLVGTAVAAIAAVLAAIRLDFAVLVSSVTAGYLICWGGDVLFEQRNPASFQNPIWAFCANMAMVQDVVRGKETV; encoded by the coding sequence ATGGTCTCCTTCACCCCCCAGCTGCAGgtgagctgctcctccttccaAGAGTACCGCCGCTACTACCAATGCACCCACCGCAATATCTGGACCCGCCGCTCGCACCTcgtcggcaccgccgtcgctgccatcgccgcaGTGCTCGCAGCGATTCGGCTGGATTTTGCTGTGCTTGTGTCGTCCGTCACGGCGGGCTATTTGATCTGCTGGGGTGGTGACGTCTTGTTTGAGCAGCGTAATCCAGCCTCTTTCCAGAACCCTATCTGGGCCTTTTGTGCCAACATGGCGATGGTGCAGGACGTTGTGCGTGGCAAGGAGACCGTCTAA
- a CDS encoding hypothetical protein (TriTrypDB/GeneDB-style sysID: LpmP.12.0730), with amino-acid sequence MSQPPRSSDGYPATAEKGVTRPAMSLTCAAPLAILPAPSLEGETYWDHVGCKADLDSNDDGSRGDYNVNARDDSDSDDAEDGDYASASSLRAHAYNTASSKDGLCLFRSPTNRGLPVQYDPHDHTRPDLAHTPSSSLSAKVQQRRLWILPRDAFHPQCWASLTSTRSSLDTAAKSCSDGEAYASNGRSGACASTHGLVAPAAPVTTGDPHALPPSALQPDSSAVGAAPLALNCMINASVARLPHPRHGQPLLCLVVRDPTIPVVTRTFPPNLPSTVPASPSLLYEVQAHAPPSGFAQSWFVKEQVVPSTVGAGELLVATPLDLTFFALYELLGDAQRYERLSRTFMSAEDLYRDRDLRPSAVTSASAAGYEGDAPETNAFLTVFSGVGGGGEDSRSSTSPSAPFAAALLSSSGTHDASVDDGGPHGWAAHPPSQLTTSSFFSATPQGKLGGGSGRGWAGWARAAAAHPLLLHHCLRVLQSDGVLRRLCEVRVIGGNSYVQTSTSDAPVESLDAVYYRPSESVAVEWLKTRVERVRASPVLRAILQLPESSPVATATAATPAEACVEVPMTVAFGVVAEYVPDRLHAALAAACDLPDPAATPVSSPIAAASTDGAKRHRDDVATNRRKVEATPSAAGTKSASVKRLERAGKPKGTPTLLEMFAKKARS; translated from the coding sequence ATGTCACAGCCACCACGCAGCAGTGATGGCTACCCCGCTACGGCGGAGAAGGGAGTCACACGGCCAGCTATGAGTCTGACGTGTGCCGCACCCTTAGCTATCTTGCCTGCTCCTAGTTTGGAGGGAGAGACCTACTGGGATCATGTAGGGTGTAAAGCTGACCTCGACAGCAATGACGATGGTAGTCGTGGCGATTATAACGTGAATGCGAGGGATGACAGCGATAGTGACGACGCGGAGGATGGTGACTACGCCTCTGCTTCTTCGCTTCGTGCCCATGCGTACAACACGGCATCGTCCAAGGATGGCTTGTGCCTGTTCCGCAGCCCAACCAATCGAGGCCTACCTGTTCAATATGATCCGCATGATCACACAAGACCCGATCtggcgcacacaccctcgTCGTCTTTGTCCGccaaggtgcagcagcggcgcctgtGGATCTTGCCTCGTGACGCTTTTCATCCTCAGTGCTGGGCTTCCCTCACATCTACACGCTCGTCCCTCGACACCGCAGCGAAGTCCTGCAGCGATGGGGAAGCCTACGCTAGCAACGGCCGCAGTGGCGCTTGCGCGTCTACTCACGGCCTcgtggcaccggcagcgcctGTCACGACAGGCGACCCGCATGCGCTTCCCCCGTCCGCATTGCAGCCGGACTCCTCAGCGGTAGGCGCGGCACCTTTGGCGTTAAACTGTATGATAAACGCCAGCGTCGCCCGGCTGCCACATCCTCGCCACggccagccgctgctgtgcctaGTCGTGCGCGATCCCACCATCCCCGTCGTGACGAGGACGTTTCCCCCCAACTTGCCTTCCACAGtgcctgcctccccctcgctgCTTTATGAGGTGCAGGCGCATGCCCCACCAAGCGGCTTTGCGCAGAGCTGGTTTGTGAAAGAGCAGGTTGTTCCGAGCACCGTCGGTGCTGGCGAGCTGCTCGTCGCGACCCCATTGGACCTGACCTTCTTTGCACTCTACGAGCTTCTCGGTGACGCGCAGCGCTACGAACGCCTGTCCCGCACCTTTATGTCGGCGGAAGACCTGTACAGGGACAGAGACCTGCGGCCCTCAGctgtcacctccgcctctgcggcCGGCTACGAAGGCGACGCGCCAGAGACGAACGCGTTTCTGACCGTGttcagcggcgtcggcggtggcggcgaggacTCGCGGTCGTCAACGTCTCCCTCTGCGCCGTTTGCCGCagcgcttctctcctcgAGTGGAACACATGACGCGTCTGTGGACGATGGGGGCCCGCACGGCTGGGCTGCGCATCCGCCGTCACAGCTGACGACTtcgtctttcttttctgccaCGCCTCAAGGCAAGctaggcggcggcagtggccggGGCTGGGCTGGCTgggcacgcgcagcagcagcacacccactCCTCTTGCACCACTGTCTGCGTGTACTTCAGTCCGACGGTGTGCTGCGACGGCTCTGCGAGGTCCGTGTAATCGGCGGCAACTCCTATGTGCAGACGTCGACCTCTGATGCTCCTGTCGAAAGCCTCGACGCGGTGTACTACAGGCCTTCCGagtcggtggcggtggagtggTTAAAGACGAGAGTAGAGCGTGTCCGCGCCTCTCCAGTGTTGCGAGCAATACTGCAGCTACCGGAGAGCAGCCCTGTTGCAACGGCGACGGCCGCTACACCAGCTGAGGCTTGTGTGGAGGTCCCCATGACGGTTGCCTTTGGCGTGGTGGCCGAGTATGTGCCAGATCGACTGCACGCGGCTCTTGCTGCGGCCTGCGATCTCCCAGAccctgcagcgacgccagtTTCTTCGCCGATAGCTGCGGCGTCTACGGACGGCGCCAAGCGGCACCGCGACGACGTAGCGACAAACAGGAGAAAGGTGGAAGCGACCCCAAGCGCTGCTGGCACGAAGAGTGCCAGCGTAAAGCGCCTGGAGAGGGCGGGGAAGCCGAAGGGTACGCCCACTTTGCTTGAGATGTTTGCAAAGAAGGCGAGGTCATAG
- a CDS encoding hypothetical protein (TriTrypDB/GeneDB-style sysID: LpmP.12.0740) has product MLRTTSSKYLRATPLLRVWAAEEDDPNAPPTTFKNVKPGRLLRLWRQIRHRAWILYTWDEEWISPIQEGYLHQQRLEQVCFAPLSAYGMVPGSYCDPLLYNTKNTSPFRWHVANVQSDIVGHWYVDADELFRIKDWQPKNPDDPLEMFPRPPQMLLKWDESLDEHGNRTFRYKYCYDMMGPTGKWEAYPRYPFSHLYQGGPDQHGRAEGYGFKQGHLLRCNEEEEEVLRRIMEEEDKEWEMVKRTEVVQEPWSYPGKIRPKDFEGAVERAKARFREQIRYGKETDPSEDPEYDLVQAGEYVEPRDGPRAEWRHLWTSNRKPGESLPFQVTFNDGLRFEDNEGRPPVHPVAHYEETPKEAPYKKYEDADSAAARAAEAAHKAACEKSFEEAMGRHRKLFGDTSGKPRGPTAPLPTGCPPMKDAPCSPLPSDSNPSSKPKK; this is encoded by the coding sequence ATGCTGCGTACCACCTCTAGCAAGTACCTCCGcgccacgccgctgctgcgtgtctgggcggcggaggaggacgatcCGAACGCACCACCGACCACCTTTAAGAATGTCAAGCCAggccggctgctgcggctgtggcgccAGATCCGGCACCGTGCGTGGATCCTGTACACGTGGGATGAGGAGTGGATTTCCCCCATACAAGAGGGCTATttacaccagcagcggctggagcAGGTCTGctttgcgcctctctccgcctACGGCATGGTTCCTGGTAGCTACTGTGACCCCTTGCTCTATAACACCAAGAACACGTCGCCGTTCCGGTGGCACGTAGCCAACGTGCAGAGCGACATTGTTGGGCACTGGTACGTGGATGCCGACGAGCTCTTCCGCATTAAGGACTGGCAGCCAAAGAACCCCGACGACCCTCTGGAGATGTTCCCGCGACCGCCACAGATGCTGCTCAAGTGGGACGAGTCGCTGGACGAGCACGGCAACCGCACCTTCCGGTACAAGTACTGCTACGATATGATGGGTCCCACCGGTAAGTGGGAGGCGTACCCGCGGTACCCCTTCTCTCACCTTTACCAGGGCGGGCCAGACCAGCACGGACGTGCTGAAGGGTACGGCTTCAAACAAGGCCATCTCCTGCGCTGcaatgaagaagaggaggaggtgctgcgccgcatcatggaggaggaggacaaggagTGGGAGATGGTGAAGCGGACGGAGGTCGTGCAGGAGCCGTGGTCGTACCCGGGTAAGATTCGCCCCAAGGACTTTGAGGGGGCAGTGGAGCGTGCCAAGGCGCGATTCCGAGAGCAAATTCGATACGGCAAGGAGACGGACCCGAGTGAGGATCCCGAGTACGACCTGGTCCAGGCCGGCGAGTACGTGGAGCCGCGTGATGGGCCGCGGGCGGAGTGGCGCCATTTGTGGACGTCAAACCGCAAGCCCGGCGAGTCGCTTCCCTTCCAGGTAACGTTCAACGACGGGCTGCGTTTCGAGGACAACGAGGGCCGCCCACCAGTGCACCCGGTCGCGCACTATGAGGAGACACCGAAGGAAGCGCCGTACAAGAAATACGAGGATGCAGACTCGGCTGCCGCCCGCGCAGCTGAAGCGGCGCACAAGGCCGCGTGCGAGAAGTCCTTCGAGGAGGCAATGGGGCGGCATCGCAAACTCTTTGGAGACACGAGCGGCAAGCCGCGAGGGCCGACGGCGCCTCTGCCGACGGGTTGCCCGCCGATGAAGGACGCACCGTGTTCACCGCTGCCATCCGATAGCAACCCGAGCTCGAAGCCAAAGAAGTGA
- a CDS encoding surface antigen protein, putative (TriTrypDB/GeneDB-style sysID: LpmP.12.0750), which produces MRCTRWLVLAAILAAAAVRATVTGDFTAEQQSNTLAVLQAFAGAIPELQSTWSGSDFCSWGGVTCAVSSVRVAGINAMYAGTLPEMPAGVDYTNVMITRLDFSTMARGLSGTLPDSWGKLRLLQSIVFVGCNVSGTLPASWSALSSLTELTIQGSGSITGSLPPEWSSMSSIEWLKVAEEQLSGTLPAEWGTMTSLKMLELSVASSITGTLPPEWSGMTALLYLYIDNSLLSGTLPPEWSSMPRLKDVSFRGTQVSGYLPVEWQSIKTLRRVYLTNTSISGTLPVSWTILKSLEQVYLQGTRVSGTLPPEWSSMPSLVHLLLTSSSVSGTLPPEWSSMSKMRFLSVQGTQVSGTLPPEWGSMMMLENLQMSNTQMSGTLPPEWSSMSALKNVVIIGSSIIGTLPPEWSSMSALRQVVLTSTQVSGTLPPEWSSLQLLQELHLSNTQMSGTLPFEWSSMSALEQLVLTSTQVSGTLPPEWSFMSALEQLVLTSTQVSGTLPPEWSSMSALEQLVLTSTQVSGTLPPEWSSMSALEQLVLTSTQVSGTLPPEWSSLQLLQELHLSNTQMSGTLPPEWSSMTSAEVIALINCDLFGALPSSWSVIPRLRNLSLNGNSFCGCVPASWASKPGLVVSIEDEHMGNDCTTENICPTTTTTTSTEPPAVSTTTTTSTEPPAVSTTTTTTSTESPAVSTTTTTTSTEPPAVSTTTTTTSTESPAVSTTTTTLSPDTRCEVDGCVKCEDDSSVRCARCHDDYYLMDDKTCLVYCADDVAAAPSGVLTAAVVCVVTLFSMGLVM; this is translated from the coding sequence ATGCGGTGCACGCGTtggctggtgctggcggcgatcctcgctgctgcggctgtgcgcGCTACCGTGACGGGTGACTTCACCGCCGAGCAGCAGTCCAAcacgctggcggtgctgcaggcgttTGCGGGCGCGATCCCTGAGCTGCAAAGCACGTGGAGTGGCAGCGACTTCTGCTCGTGGGGCGGCGTGACGTGCGCTGTGTCCAGCGTGCGCGTGGCGGGAATCAATGCGATGTATGCCGGCACGCTGCCGGAGATGCCTGCGGGCGTCGACTACACGAACGTGATGATCACGCGCCTCGACTTCTCCACGATGGCGCGGGGGCTGAGCGGGACGCTGCCGGACAGTTGGGGTAAACTTCGATTGCTGCAGTCCATCGTCTTCGTGGGCTGCAACGTGAGCGGGACGCTGCCCGCCTCATGGAGCGCGCTGAGCTCCCTGACGGAGTTGACGATTCAAGGTTCTGGGAGCATCACCggctcgctgccgccggagtGGAGCTCGATGAGCTCGATCGAGTGGCTGAAGGTtgcggaggagcagctcagCGGTACGCTGCCTGCCGAGTGGGGCACGATGACTTCACTGAAGATGCTGGAGCTGTCCGTTGCATCGAGCATCACcggcacgctgccgccggagtGGAGCGGGATGACTGCACTGTTGTATCTCTACATTGACAACTCGTTGCTCAGCGGCACACTGCCGCCGGAGTGGAGCTCAATGCCTCGATTGAAGGACGTGTCGTTCCGGGGCACGCAGGTGTCTGGCTACCTTCCAGTTGAGTGGCAAAGTATCAAGACGCTGCGGCGAGTGTACTTGACGAACACGAGCATCTCCGGCACGCTGCCTGTCAGCTGGACCATTTTAAAAAGTCTAGAGCAGGTGTATTTGCAGGGGACGAGGGTGTCGGGCACACTGCCCCCGGAGTGGAGCTCCATGCCGTCGCTGGTCCATCTTCTTCTGACTAGCTCGTCCGTGTCGGGCACACTGCCCCCGGAGTGGAGCTCCATGAGTAAGatgcgctttctctctgtgcaggGCACTCAGGTCTCTGGCACCTTGCCGCCGGAGTGGGGCTCGATGATGATGCTGGAAAATTTGCAGATGTCGAATACGCAGATGTCGggcacgctgccgccggagtGGAGCTCCATGAGCGCACTGAAAAATGTAGTGATTATCGGCTCATCGATCATCGGtacgctgccgccggagtGGAGCTCCATGAGCGCACTGAGGCAGGTCGTGCTGACCAGCACACAAGTGTCGGGTACGTTGCCGCCGGAGTGGAGCTCACTGCAGTTGCTTCAGGAGCTGCACCTGTCGAATACGCAGATGTCGGGTACGCTGCCGTTTGAGTGGAGCTCGATGAGCGCACTGGAGCAGCTCGTGCTGACCAGCACACAAGTGTCGGGTACGTTGCCGCCTGAGTGGAGCTTCATGAGCGCACTGGAGCAGCTCGTGCTGACCAGCACACAAGTGTCGGGTACGTTGCCGCCGGAGTGGAGCTCGATGAGCGCACTGGAGCAGCTCGTGCTGACCAGCACACAAGTGTCGGGTACGTTGCCGCCGGAGTGGAGCTCCATGAGCGCACTGGAGCAGCTCGTGCTGACCAGCACACAAGTGTCGGGTACGTTGCCGCCGGAGTGGAGCTCACTGCAGTTGCTTCAGGAGCTGCACCTGTCGAATACGCAGATGTCGGGtacgctgccgccggagtGGAGCTCGATGACGAGTGCTGAGGTCATAGCGCTGATAAACTGTGACCTCTTCGgcgctcttccctcctcgtGGTCTGTGATACCAAGACTGAGGAATCTCTCACTGAATGGCAATAGcttctgtgggtgtgtgcctgcctCGTGGGCCTCGAAGCCTGGCCTTGTCGTGTCCATCGAGGACGAGCACATGGGCAATGACTGCACGACTGAAAACATCTGCCcaacaacgacgacgacgaccagCACTGAGCCTCCGGCTGtatcgacgacgacgacgaccagCACTGAGCCTCCGGCTGtatcgacgacgacgacgacgaccagCACTGAGTCTCCGGCTGTatcgacaacgacgacgacgaccagCACTGAGCCTCCGGCTGtatcgacgacgacgacgacgaccagCACTGAGTCTCCGGCTGtatcgacgacgacgacgacccTTTCTCCTGATACGAGGTGCGAGGTGGATGGTTGTGTGAAGTGCGAGGACGACTCCAGTGTGAGGTGCGCCAGGTGTCATGATGACTACTACTTGATGGATGATAAGACGTGCCTGGTTTACTGCGCTGACGAtgttgccgccgcgccgagCGGCGTACTGACGGCGGCtgtggtgtgcgtggtgACGCTTTTTAGCATGGGACTCGTGATGTGA